Proteins from one Niallia circulans genomic window:
- the recU gene encoding Holliday junction resolvase RecU produces the protein MKLHYPNGKKYIPAVKSISPSIKKQSYSNRGMTLEEDINITNQYYLELGKAVIHKKPTPVQIVKVDYPKRSAAVIKEAYFKQASTTDYNGVYNGKYIDFEAKETKHSTSFPLNNFHDHQIKHMRSICDQNGICFVIIRFSATDEIFYLEAEKLFLFWDRMIEGGRKSITKDELNQNAHPIALGFQARIDYIRVIDYLYSFN, from the coding sequence GTGAAACTTCATTATCCAAACGGAAAAAAATACATCCCTGCTGTAAAATCAATAAGCCCTTCTATAAAAAAACAAAGCTACAGCAATCGGGGCATGACACTAGAAGAAGACATTAACATAACCAACCAATACTATTTGGAACTTGGCAAAGCAGTCATCCATAAAAAGCCGACTCCTGTCCAAATTGTTAAAGTAGATTACCCAAAAAGGAGTGCCGCTGTCATAAAAGAGGCATACTTTAAACAAGCGTCTACAACGGATTATAATGGGGTATATAATGGCAAATACATTGATTTTGAAGCGAAGGAAACAAAGCACAGCACATCCTTCCCGCTCAATAACTTCCATGATCATCAAATCAAGCATATGCGCTCGATTTGCGATCAAAATGGAATCTGTTTTGTTATTATTCGATTTTCAGCTACAGATGAGATATTCTATTTAGAGGCAGAAAAGCTCTTCCTCTTTTGGGATAGAATGATAGAGGGAGGAAGAAAGTCCATAACAAAGGATGAGCTCAATCAAAATGCCCATCCGATAGCACTTGGCTTTCAGGCGAGGATTGACTATATTAGAGTAATAGATTATCTTTATAGCTTCAATTAA
- a CDS encoding DUF2515 domain-containing protein, which yields MIGINEHFLTVEEKQLIKDIRYLTEKNNLDNISRTNCYLEYYTMNKEIHWSLLASLVSRNAGWNMCDLAGTWFPLSLNEQTRLNLFATYERANWMIFQDAYPQLLLYQYSTKKNAPMFHLLQYFSVSSFMEKEWLHFWRYQNKERLVYSLIINEQNVIEEPIIKNKLFQKEVFHTLAYRFQDLLHFSSVFFPTLNGDIYGRSVSSFRSLDRRIELGKELYMILFQENLHPLFLEFALQVTHTGSRADYEKYVYPKHRNNTPMLRMSYPVMAQKPFISGDWSKTTKVKAKWKKHVRPPKEAILMTDWYKNKQEQLHALIKLETVILHWKKR from the coding sequence GTGATAGGTATAAATGAGCATTTCTTAACAGTCGAAGAGAAGCAACTTATAAAAGACATACGCTACTTAACAGAAAAAAATAACTTGGATAATATATCAAGAACAAATTGTTATCTCGAGTATTATACCATGAACAAAGAAATCCATTGGTCCTTACTTGCGAGCCTAGTGTCACGTAATGCTGGCTGGAATATGTGTGATTTGGCAGGTACTTGGTTTCCTTTGTCTTTAAACGAGCAAACTAGACTCAATTTATTTGCCACATACGAACGGGCAAACTGGATGATTTTTCAGGATGCATACCCACAACTGCTCCTCTATCAGTATTCGACGAAAAAGAATGCGCCAATGTTTCATTTACTGCAATATTTTTCTGTTTCTTCATTTATGGAAAAGGAATGGCTGCACTTTTGGCGCTATCAAAATAAGGAAAGGCTTGTCTATAGTCTTATCATTAACGAACAAAATGTGATTGAGGAGCCAATAATAAAAAATAAGCTGTTTCAAAAAGAGGTTTTTCATACATTGGCTTACAGGTTTCAAGATTTGCTTCATTTTAGCTCTGTGTTTTTTCCAACTTTAAATGGTGACATATATGGAAGAAGTGTTTCTTCCTTCCGTTCACTGGACCGCAGGATAGAGCTTGGCAAAGAACTGTATATGATTCTCTTTCAAGAGAATCTGCATCCTTTGTTTTTAGAGTTTGCTTTACAGGTTACTCACACTGGCTCGAGGGCGGATTATGAAAAATACGTTTACCCTAAACACCGCAACAACACACCAATGCTGCGAATGAGCTATCCAGTAATGGCACAAAAGCCATTTATAAGTGGGGATTGGAGCAAAACAACAAAAGTGAAAGCAAAGTGGAAAAAACATGTACGTCCACCTAAAGAAGCTATTTTAATGACAGACTGGTATAAAAATAAACAAGAACAGCTTCATGCCCTCATTAAGCTAGAAACAGTTATTTTACATTGGAAAAAAAGGTGA
- a CDS encoding YppE family protein: MINSQRLRELTEELHACADYLVDVFQNVKASQESKDFYEVVRPYANKVAELNAEWKEIADLWVKTEKPLYLHPSQISTASDHLEVISIQAFYKETSRKRFMDSAKSVQYILQTVLDRL; the protein is encoded by the coding sequence ATGATAAATAGTCAACGTTTGAGAGAATTAACAGAAGAATTACATGCTTGTGCTGATTATTTGGTTGACGTTTTCCAAAATGTCAAAGCAAGCCAGGAAAGCAAGGATTTTTACGAGGTAGTTAGACCATATGCAAACAAGGTGGCAGAATTGAATGCAGAGTGGAAGGAAATAGCAGACTTATGGGTCAAAACGGAAAAACCGCTTTATCTTCACCCGAGCCAAATTAGCACAGCGTCTGATCATTTGGAGGTTATTTCAATCCAAGCCTTTTATAAGGAAACGAGCAGAAAAAGATTTATGGATTCAGCCAAGTCAGTACAATATATATTACAGACTGTTTTAGACAGACTATAA